In Deltaproteobacteria bacterium GWA2_45_12, the genomic window TTGGGCAGACGACGGTGGATAAATTGGATGCGTTGGCTACCGAGCATTCGATATCACTGTGGCAAGTCCTTGAGCAATTGGTTAACGTCCCCCAACCCCCTCTTAAAGTAAGAGGGGGCGAGGGGGAGTTATTCAATGCGGGGACTTTGCTCAAACTCAAATCTTTCCACGACATCATCACCAAACTCAAAGCTGATGTCACCACGATGGAGTTAACCGATTTCATGCCCCATCTCTACAGTGTGACGGGATATTCCAAAAGTTTAATGGAACAAAAAACGATGGAAGCCGAAAATCGTATGGAGAACCTGGAAGAATTGGTGAGTGTCGTCGGCGATTTTTTAAGTGAGGTCGAAACACCGACACTTGAATCTTTTTTGGACATGGCTTCTCTCATGAGTGCTACGGATAAGGATGGCGACGCTATCACCGATCGCGTGACCTTGATGACGTTGCATTTAGCCAAGGGCTTGGAGTTCCCGGTGGTGTTCATGGTGGGCATGGAAGAGGGATTATTCCCCCACTCCCGATCACTTGAATCCGATGATGATTTGGAAGAAGAGCGCCGCATTTGTTATGTGGGCATGACACGGGCGCAGGAGTTTCTTTACTTAAGCCATGTCTCCAGTCGCAATCTTTTTGGAGCCAGCCAATACATGCTCTCTTCGCGCTTTTTGGACGAGATTCCTGATCAATTCCTCAATCGAATTTCCCCAAAGCCTGAATGGAAAGAAGAAGACGAAAATCAGGATAAAGGTTTTGATTTTGATGCAAAAAAAATTTCAATTCCCAAAAGATCTTTTAGTTCTCCTGTAAATGTGCGCCATGCTGATTTGGAAAGAGAAGTAGCACGCCATATTGGCCCTGTTAGCCCCTATAGAATCGGATCCAAAATTAAACACCCCATCTTTGGTGTTGGCACTGTCCGCGCCAGTGAAGGCCAGGCCGAAGGGCACAAACTCACGATTATTTTTTCAAATGGGGATATTAAAAAAATTCTTACGAAATATGTTCAACTTGAAGTGATGTAATTTGCCAAACATCGGGGTGAAGATGGATAAAATTTGTATACAGGCAAGTTTATTTTGATTACGCTTCTTTCCCTTACAAAGATCAGATTTTAAAAGTAATTTTTTAAAAAAAGAGGGTAATCCCATGTCCCTTCGCGATTTAACCCAACAATTCAACCAGAAAAAAAAGAATGTTCTTGGCATGGGTGGGGCTGATGAAATTGCTAAGCAACATGCCGCAGGCAAACTCACAGTGCGCGAACGCCTTGATTTACTTTTAGACAAAAATTCTTTTGTTGAGATGGGAAGTTTGGCCACTTCGCAGGTTGAAGATGCTGCGTTAGGTGGAAAAGAAACTCCGGCCGATGGTGTTATTACAGGGATTGGCCAGATTGGTGGTCGAAGGGTTTGTCTGATTGCCTACGACTTTACGGTGATTGCCGGAAGCATTGGCGAGGCCGGGGAACGTAAGGCCAATCGGATGCGTGAACTGGCCCTTTGGGAACGCATTCCCATCATTTGGTTGCTTGATTCTGCGGGGGCACGCATTCAGGAGATTGCCAGTTCCAAATTTGCCTCCACCGGGAAAATGTTTTTTGACCAGGTAACCCTTTCCGGTGTTGTCCCTCAAATTGCGGCCCTCATGGGGCCATGTGCCGCGGGTACGGCCTATATTGCCGCCTTGGCTGATTTTGTCCCCATGGTCAAAGGGACATCCTCCATGGCATTGGCAGGCCCACCCTTGGTCAAGGCCGTGATTGGCGAAGATGTTTTGACAGAAGATTTGGGAGGCTCCAAGGTTCATTGTGAAATAAGCGGTGTGGGGGATTTGGAAGTAAAAGATGACAAAGAATGTATCTCCGTTATCAAAAAATATCTGAGTTATTTTCCCGACCATTGTCAGGCAAAACCGATCCCCCAACAAAAAAATATTTCTGTATTGCCGCAGAGTGACCGTCTTTCCCAATTGCTTTCCGGCAGTGATGCCGATGAAGATCGCTTAGATGATGATATTTTGGATATCTTACCGGCCAGTTCTCGCCAGTTTTACGATATGCGCAACATCATCACAAAAATTGTGGATGGGAATGAATTTTTGGAAATAAAGCCCAAATTTGGCCAGGGGCTTATTACAGCACTGGCTCGTGTGGGAGGTTTTTCAGTGGGGTTTGTGGCCAGCCAGCCGGCTTATCATGGGGGTGTGATTAACGTGGATGAATCAGACAAGGCTGCGCGTTTTATTAATTTGTGTGACGCGTTTAACATCCCCCTTATTTATTTGCAGGATGTACCGGGGTTTATGGTGGGTTCTGAAGTTGAAAAAAAGGGGATTATCCGCCATGGGGCCAAAATGCTCTTTGCCACCAGCCGGGCCACGGTTCCAAAAATCACGGTGATTATCCGCAAAGCTTATGGAGCCGGTTATTATGTGATGGGGGGAAAGGCTTATGGGCCCGATTTGATTGTTGCGTGGCCAACAGCTGAAGTAAGTCTGATGGGGGCGGAAGGAGCGGTAAATATCATTTATCGGAAAGAAATACAAAAAGCCGATGACCCTGAAAAAAAACGAAAAGAATTGGTTGAAGAATACCAGAAGAAAATTGCCCTTGATGTGGCGGCCGGTGGGGCCTATATCGATGAAGTTATTGATCCACGGGATACCCGTAAAGTGATTGTGGAAACCTTGAAGTTTTCACAGAATAAAAAATTGGAACAACCGTATAAAAAACACGGAGTGGAGCCTGTTTAAGTGAATAGTGAAAGGTGAATAGTGAAATGTCCAAAGTTATTATCACAGCTGCCTTGACAGGTCTTGCTGCCAACCGCGATCAGTGCCCATCAATTCCATACACTCCTGATGAAATTGCCGACGAAGCCCATCGTTCGTGGCAGGCGGGGGCCTCGGTAGTGCATATCCACGCTCGTGAAGATGATGGCCGCCCTACCCAGCGGCTTGAAGTTTATAAAGCCATACGGGATAAAATCAAAGCCAAGTGCGATGTGATCATCAATTTTTCAACGGGCACGATCGGTGTCCCCAAAGAAGAGCGTATCCGGCACATTACCGAACTGAAGCCGGAAATCGGGGCGCTTAACATGGGTTCGATGAATTATGCCAAGTATTCCCCCGACAAGAAAAAATTTGTTTTTGATTTTTGTTTTGAAAACAAGTTTGAGACCATTGAATTTTTTCTGCGACACATGCTTAAAAGCGGTGTCAAACCGGAACTTGAATGTTTTGATGTGGGGCATGTGACCAATGCCGAACCTTTTGTGGACATGGGCCTCCTTAAAGAGCCCGTTCAATATTCCTTTATCATGGGTGTGTTGGGGGGGATTAAGGCCACACCCAAAAATCTTGCTTTCCAAGCCAGTCAAATCAGCAAAAATTCCACTTGGGAAGTTATTGGCATTAGCCGGGACCAATGGCCCATGATTCGTGCTGCGTTGGAATTGGGGGGAAATATCCGTGTAGGTTTGGAAGACAATTTTTATTTACCCAATGAAACCATGGCAAAATCTAATGGCGAGTTGGTTGATACTGCAGCTAAAATGGTCAAAGACTCTGGCCGCACTGTCGCCACCGTGGTGGAAGCCCGGAAAATTTTGTCGTTGTAGACATCTAGGCCCTACTCCTGTTCTTTTTTATCATTTACATCTTCTTCTTTGTTTTCATCTGACGGAGAACTTTCGTTGGCTGGAATGGCATATTTCCCGCTGCCCCAGTTTCCTAAATCGGTTGTTTTGCAACGCAAACTGCAGAAAGGCCGGTAAGGGTTTTTTTCCCATGTGGTGGACTTGTGGCATAGGGGGCAGGTCAATTT contains:
- a CDS encoding propionyl-CoA carboxylase codes for the protein MSLRDLTQQFNQKKKNVLGMGGADEIAKQHAAGKLTVRERLDLLLDKNSFVEMGSLATSQVEDAALGGKETPADGVITGIGQIGGRRVCLIAYDFTVIAGSIGEAGERKANRMRELALWERIPIIWLLDSAGARIQEIASSKFASTGKMFFDQVTLSGVVPQIAALMGPCAAGTAYIAALADFVPMVKGTSSMALAGPPLVKAVIGEDVLTEDLGGSKVHCEISGVGDLEVKDDKECISVIKKYLSYFPDHCQAKPIPQQKNISVLPQSDRLSQLLSGSDADEDRLDDDILDILPASSRQFYDMRNIITKIVDGNEFLEIKPKFGQGLITALARVGGFSVGFVASQPAYHGGVINVDESDKAARFINLCDAFNIPLIYLQDVPGFMVGSEVEKKGIIRHGAKMLFATSRATVPKITVIIRKAYGAGYYVMGGKAYGPDLIVAWPTAEVSLMGAEGAVNIIYRKEIQKADDPEKKRKELVEEYQKKIALDVAAGGAYIDEVIDPRDTRKVIVETLKFSQNKKLEQPYKKHGVEPV